A part of Mycolicibacterium sp. TUM20985 genomic DNA contains:
- a CDS encoding multidrug effflux MFS transporter: MAASVFVDLKSAAPNGPGVIDGKAMPSQTRMIVVLGLLVALGPLTIDMYLPALPRIAEDYAVSSSVVQLTLTGTLAGLAIGQLVIGPLSDSLGRRRPLMAGIVLHMLASLLCLFAPSIVVLGIARGLQGVGAAAAMVVAIAIVGDLFADSTAATVMSRLMLVLGVAPVIAPSLGAAVLLRFSWHWVFAVLVVLAGLLLLLAALALPETLPVSHRRPLRVRGILTTYGGLLRDRRFVTLVLVAALGMSGLFAYIAGASFVLQGRYGLGQQAFALVFGAGAVALIGATQFNVVLLRRFTPQKITVWALAASAVSGVVFVALAASGVGGIYAFVIPIWAILAAMGFVIPNAPAVALSRHTEAAGTAAALLGAGQFGLGAAVAPLVGVLGNDELALAVVMTAGSVIALLALLAVGTSASEDDAAAPAGAVADAA; the protein is encoded by the coding sequence ATGGCAGCATCGGTATTCGTGGACCTCAAGAGTGCTGCACCCAACGGCCCGGGGGTGATCGACGGCAAGGCGATGCCGAGTCAGACCCGGATGATCGTGGTGCTGGGCCTGCTGGTCGCCCTGGGTCCTCTGACCATCGACATGTATCTGCCAGCGCTGCCGCGCATCGCCGAGGACTACGCGGTGTCGTCGTCGGTGGTTCAGCTGACGCTGACGGGCACGCTGGCCGGCCTGGCCATCGGTCAGCTGGTGATCGGCCCGCTGTCGGATTCGCTCGGCCGTCGTCGCCCGCTGATGGCGGGCATCGTGCTGCACATGCTCGCATCGCTGCTGTGCCTGTTCGCGCCGAGCATCGTCGTGCTGGGGATCGCCCGCGGACTGCAAGGCGTGGGCGCCGCGGCGGCGATGGTGGTCGCCATCGCGATCGTGGGCGATCTCTTCGCCGACTCGACCGCGGCGACGGTCATGTCGCGGCTGATGCTGGTCTTGGGCGTCGCGCCGGTGATCGCGCCGTCGTTGGGCGCGGCCGTGCTGTTGCGCTTCTCCTGGCATTGGGTGTTCGCCGTGTTGGTGGTGCTCGCAGGTCTGCTGCTGTTGCTCGCCGCGCTCGCCCTGCCCGAGACGCTGCCGGTGTCGCATCGCCGTCCGCTGCGCGTCCGCGGCATCCTGACCACCTACGGCGGGCTTCTGAGGGACCGCCGCTTCGTCACCCTCGTCCTGGTCGCCGCGCTGGGCATGTCCGGCCTCTTCGCCTACATCGCCGGCGCCTCGTTCGTGCTGCAGGGTAGGTACGGGCTCGGCCAGCAGGCGTTCGCGTTGGTGTTCGGCGCGGGTGCCGTCGCACTGATCGGCGCCACGCAATTCAACGTGGTGCTGCTGCGACGTTTCACGCCCCAGAAGATCACCGTCTGGGCGTTGGCGGCCTCCGCGGTGTCGGGCGTCGTCTTCGTCGCGCTCGCCGCCTCGGGGGTCGGCGGCATCTACGCCTTCGTGATCCCCATCTGGGCGATCCTCGCGGCGATGGGCTTCGTCATCCCGAACGCCCCCGCGGTCGCGTTGTCGCGGCACACGGAGGCCGCCGGCACGGCGGCCGCGTTGCTGGGCGCCGGTCAGTTCGGATTGGGTGCGGCGGTGGCTCCGCTGGTCGGCGTGCTCGGCAACGACGAACTGGCGCTCGCGGTCGTGATGACGGCGGGTTCGGTGATCGCCTTGCTGGCGCTTCTGGCGGTGGGGACATCGGCCTCCGAGGATGACGCAGCCGCCCCCGCGGGCGCCGTGGCCGATGCCGCGTGA
- a CDS encoding MFS transporter → MTAARQLLRTRTGNPWYALWALLVGFFMILLDATIVAVANPSIMDALDVDYDAVIWVTSAYLLAYAVPLLLAGRLGDRFGPRNLYLAGLAVFTGASLWCGLAGSIETLVAARAVQGLGAALLTPQTLSTITRIFPAERRGVALSVWGATAGVATLVGPLAGGVLVDGLGWQWIFIVNVPIGIAGLVLAYIFVPVLPTEKHGFDVLGVVLSGAGMLMIVFALQEGQSHDWAPWVWGMLAAGVAAIAGFVYWQAVNPAEPLIPLKIFRDNDFSLSNVGIAVIGFAVTAMIVPVMFYAQAVCGLSPTRAALLTAPMAVATGVLAPFVGRLVDRSHPRPIVGFGFSALAIALTWLSFEMTPTTPIWRLLLPFLLMGIGMAFIWSPLAATATRNLPPQLAGAGSGVYNTTRQVGSVLGSAAMAALMTAQISAALPPELNPGVGQGAVTRLPGFLHEPFSEALSRSLLLPAFVALFGVIAALFLRGFGGGGPAGGWDSAPPRRHADPAEPDYFRDDDEYVEYEVDWSASADEDAEWDRPTPAPDVVTVDESVTSPFAAHVEHPLPAPADTWHGGPVEEWHSLMEDEADTVPELIAIIEPDRPVEPIPPRNGHAPWRGMLEEPLDGTTPNGSVHNGFHVESEAVPQVSASGGRHSRDERHGDDDAGTYGRHSMRFRT, encoded by the coding sequence ATGACGGCGGCGCGGCAACTGTTGCGGACCAGGACCGGCAACCCCTGGTACGCGCTGTGGGCCCTGCTCGTCGGCTTCTTCATGATCCTGCTGGACGCCACGATCGTCGCGGTCGCGAACCCGTCGATCATGGATGCCCTCGACGTCGACTACGACGCGGTCATCTGGGTCACCAGCGCCTACCTGCTGGCCTATGCCGTGCCGCTGCTGCTGGCGGGCAGGCTGGGAGACCGGTTCGGTCCGCGGAACCTGTACCTGGCCGGGCTCGCGGTCTTCACCGGCGCGTCCCTGTGGTGCGGTCTCGCCGGCAGCATCGAGACCCTCGTCGCTGCCCGCGCCGTTCAGGGGTTGGGTGCGGCGCTGCTGACACCGCAGACGCTCTCGACCATCACCAGGATCTTTCCCGCCGAGCGCCGGGGCGTGGCGCTGAGCGTGTGGGGTGCCACCGCGGGCGTCGCCACCCTGGTCGGGCCGCTGGCGGGTGGCGTCCTGGTCGACGGCCTGGGGTGGCAGTGGATCTTCATCGTCAACGTGCCGATCGGAATCGCCGGACTGGTCCTGGCGTACATCTTCGTGCCCGTCCTGCCGACCGAGAAGCACGGGTTCGACGTGCTCGGGGTGGTGCTGTCCGGCGCCGGGATGTTGATGATCGTCTTCGCCCTGCAGGAGGGTCAGTCGCATGACTGGGCGCCATGGGTCTGGGGCATGCTCGCGGCGGGGGTCGCCGCGATCGCGGGCTTCGTCTATTGGCAGGCGGTCAATCCAGCTGAGCCGCTGATCCCGCTGAAGATCTTCCGCGACAACGACTTCAGCCTGTCCAACGTCGGGATCGCGGTCATCGGCTTCGCGGTGACCGCGATGATCGTGCCGGTCATGTTCTACGCGCAGGCCGTCTGCGGGCTGTCCCCGACCCGGGCGGCGTTGCTGACCGCGCCGATGGCGGTCGCGACGGGGGTGTTGGCGCCCTTCGTCGGGCGGCTCGTCGATCGGTCCCATCCGCGACCGATCGTCGGGTTCGGCTTCTCCGCACTGGCGATCGCCCTGACCTGGCTGTCGTTCGAGATGACGCCGACGACGCCGATCTGGCGGTTACTGCTGCCGTTCCTCCTGATGGGCATCGGCATGGCGTTCATCTGGTCGCCGCTGGCGGCGACGGCCACGCGCAACCTTCCACCCCAGTTGGCGGGCGCCGGGTCCGGCGTCTACAACACCACGCGGCAGGTCGGCAGCGTGCTCGGCAGCGCGGCGATGGCCGCGCTGATGACCGCGCAGATCAGCGCGGCACTTCCCCCTGAGCTGAACCCCGGCGTCGGTCAGGGCGCGGTGACCAGGCTGCCCGGTTTCCTGCACGAGCCGTTCTCCGAGGCGCTATCGCGGTCCCTGCTGCTGCCGGCGTTCGTCGCGCTGTTCGGCGTGATCGCCGCGCTGTTCCTGCGGGGGTTCGGCGGCGGGGGTCCGGCCGGCGGATGGGATTCGGCGCCGCCCCGGAGGCACGCCGATCCAGCTGAGCCGGACTACTTCCGCGACGACGACGAGTACGTCGAGTACGAAGTCGATTGGTCCGCCTCCGCCGACGAGGACGCCGAATGGGACCGACCCACCCCCGCGCCCGACGTGGTCACCGTCGACGAGAGCGTCACCTCACCGTTCGCCGCCCACGTCGAACACCCGCTACCTGCGCCCGCGGACACCTGGCACGGTGGTCCCGTCGAGGAGTGGCACAGCCTGATGGAGGACGAGGCGGACACGGTGCCCGAGCTGATCGCCATCATCGAACCGGACCGGCCCGTCGAGCCCATTCCGCCGCGCAACGGACATGCCCCGTGGCGCGGAATGCTCGAGGAGCCCCTGGATGGGACTACCCCGAATGGGTCGGTGCACAACGGTTTTCACGTCGAGTCGGAGGCGGTCCCGCAGGTGTCGGCATCGGGCGGCAGGCACTCCCGCGACGAGCGCCACGGGGACGACGACGCCGGGACGTACGGCAGGCACTCGATGCGCTTCCGCACCTGA